Proteins encoded within one genomic window of Bemisia tabaci chromosome 2, PGI_BMITA_v3:
- the LOC140224046 gene encoding uncharacterized protein, whose translation MGTTSMETDEIPTPTDLIGKANTVLSDKISEDVPKNLIFDKYRVVKDSLKTLLEAHVSMKTENDSLKARMDKLELAIQNQTNTKVQPSRPSVSDKSKSQKTNSSLKQPLIKNLTASTQGNRSTASQNLQDDGDDSDDDEAIFLPKDPEVRKTLTRYERKLLNGPAKTKDAKSVPSTSVPQKKKARQNLVFDTSTRKNGPVDDITLAN comes from the coding sequence ATGGGCACTACATCTATGGAAACTGATGAAATTCCTACTCCTACAGACTTAATCGGTAAAGCGAATACTGTTCTTAGTGATAAAATTAGCGAAGACGTTCCTAAGAATTTAATCTTTGACAAATATAGAGTAGTCAAAGATTCGCTCAAAACTCTTCTCGAAGCTCATGTCTCAATGAAAACTGAGAATGACTCCCTTAAAGCTAGGATGGATAAACTTGAGCTCGCCATCCAAAATCAAACTAATACCAAGGTTCAGCCCTCTCGACCTTCGGTATCTGATAAATCCAAATCCCAAAAAACCAACTCTAGTTTAAAGCAGCCtcttattaaaaatttaactgcCTCGACTCAAGGCAACCGTTCTACTGCTTCACAAAACTTACAGGATGATGGTGATGATAGTGATGATGATGAAGCTATTTTTCTTCCTAAAGATCCTGAGGTTAGGAAAACCCTAACTAGATACGAAAGGAAACTGCTCAATGGCCCAGCTAAAACGAAGGACGCCAAAAGTGTACCCTCTACCTCAGTGCCACAAAAGAAGAAGGCCAGGCAAAACCTCGTCTTTGACACCTCAACGAGGAAAAACGGTCCAGTTGACGATATCACCTTAGCCAATTAA